The DNA segment GAGTGTTTAACAAAGGCGGCCAAATATAATCGCTAACGGTTGGCTTCTCGGTTTCAGTATCTGTAGGTCAGAGCGAATCGCAACCGGACGGTGCACCGCAAACGACGGACCGAGCAGCACCTGCACCAGACcagcaacaaacagcaacgggcggcggcggcggcgagcAACAGAACGGTGGCAAAATGTTCGGTGGCAATAAAACGATGGACGACATTCCGCTGGAAAAGTTGCACGAGCTGGTGAAAAAGCGTACCAACATGCAGGTGATCCCGGGAGATCAGTGCGCCTCACAGTCGCAGTCCGTACCGCGGACGGAATCGGGCACGCGCAAGGTGTACGTCATGCGACACGGCGAGCGGATCGATTTTACCTTTGGTTCGTGGGTACCGTACTGCTTCGATGAGGCCGGCAACTACGTCCGCAAAGATCTGAACATGCCCACATCGTTGCCCACACGGTAAGCAgagaggggagggagggaggccATTTGCCCGTTAGCAGTGTAGTGTCACGTATGATCACATGTTTTCGTGTCCACTCTATCCACAGTAAACCCAGCCTCTGGCAGAAGGATTCACCACTGACGAACGTGGGTCGCTATCAGGCACGGCTCGTCGGCGAAGGGCTGAAGGATGCGGGGGTACAAATAGCGCGCGCGTACTGCTCGCCCTCGTTCCGCTGCATCCAGACGGCCACTTCAGTGCTGGAGGGGCTCGGATTAAAGGCAACCGTGCCGATCTGCATCGAGCCCGGCCTGTTCGAGTGGCTCGCCTGGTACCAGGACGGGCTGCCCGAGTGGCTTACGCCGGACGAGCTGCTTGCGGCCGACTACAACATCGACGCGGCCTACAAACCGCTCTCTTCGCCGGGCCTGCTGCGGGAACATTTTCACGAAAAGTTGAACGAGTTTTACTGCCGCAATTCGAACGCCGCGGAAGAAATCATTAAAAGCACGGGTAATTGATGGGGGAGGGGAAATGGGAATTATGGCTATCAAAAAGCAGGAAATACTAATGAATCCCCCTTTCTTTTGTTGCGCTTTGCAGAAGGAAACGTGCTGATTGTGGGCCATGCCACAACGCTCGATACGTGCACCCGGTTCATCATTGGCGAGAAGCTTCGCTCCACCAACGATATGGCCCGAATAATGCAGAAAGTGTCCTACTGCAGCCTGGCGGTAATGGAATCGGACGGCACGACGCCGTCCGGTGACAGTGAGCAGGCGGAAAGTACAGTCAAGGGACACTGGAAGCTGGCGGTGCCACCGTGCGATCCTGTGacgcacaccaacaacaaccggTTTGACTACAAGATACTATTAGAGTAGGCGTAGAATTGCGCAACCATGAGGCGGATTAGTTATTGGGGTCATTGGGTACATCATTGGGACCCTCGTTTCAACCGTACCATTGCATTACCAGGGCACTGGGGACAATGGAGAAAGTGTTACTACTCCACGTTATGCCTGTTAtttaaatacacacatacacactagactAAAACAAACctatatatattattaaaatcaaataattgtCAGGTGACGCGGTCGAACGGAGGAACATGTTTAGTTCTACGCCAATGTAGCGCATgcgtttgttgctttttataTTATCACCGGATGCGTATTACGCCCAAAGCTTCATATATTACATGCCCAAAAGGGCAAAGGAACACCCAACTGTTTCGCTTTAATAGTTAGCGCTTGGTTCTCCGCCTGCCGGTGAAGAGTAGGTTCTTCATGCTTTCGAAATGACAATAATACAGAAACCAGAGTATGATCTCAATTGCTCACAATACAGCAAGCATAAGCAAATCAAGCATATATATATTCCAATTGGAAAACTGCGCTTTCAACAAGCTTTCGAACCGTTGCGCACTGCCTTTGCGTCAAGGCTTTATTTGCGTGAAAGGCAGCTTAACCATGACGCGTACCACTGCTCTCATCGCTTTTACATGCGTTGCACTTGTTGGGGATGGTTTTATTTAAACGATTAGCGTGTGTTAGCGTTTCTttaagcaaaagcaaaacaaaactgtggCTACCGTACAATAacttattgaaataaaatattatatgTTGTGTCAAGCCAAAAAAGATAACaatatacacacaaacacacaccccgaGCTGTCGTAGAATGATGTACATGTAATAAACCATACTTTTCTTTTAACCGACTACCTcccgttgcacgttgtgttcTAGGAGCATGATGCATTCTGTATTTGCAGTCTCCGATAAGATAAGACGCCCTTAACCACTCGAGTATGCTGTACGattgtgtgtcggtgtgtgcgtgctagCGAATTTGAGTGACTCCCGTACTGCTGTAACAACCGCACACCAACGCACGCTATCGAGGATACACACGGTCGAACCATGGAGATGACTAGATGGTTGTTTGCGGAATATGGTTTTTGCGCGCGGCACCAACATTCACGAGCCAACCATTTGGCTCCCTCTTGTCCTCCACCCTCCCGTCTTCCGTTGCCCTGGGTTAGAAAACCATTTCTGTTGACTCATTTCAACCGCCACCGTGATTCACACTGCCGTATGGTTTGGTTGGCCTGGTTACAGAACAAAGAGATGTCTATTACGCAGCGATGGTGAAAGTTCAACCGAATGGTTTGGTTAGATATTTCTAATCGATTTTTGATACctttttcgagtcaaattaATTATCATTAATGTTGTTTAAAGAATAATccttaaacatttttttattatttaattgttaATTTCTAGTTATTGTTGTGTAATTATACAAATCAATCTCTACTATTGACATGCCATACTAACTATGAACCATACACCGCGCTGCGTCTTTTGCATCGTCATGCCGCAGGGTTGAAAGCCGGTAAACAAAATGCAGCCCGAAAATAGATTTAGTTCTAGAAGCGCCTCGGCCGACCGTACTCGAATATGCTACATCATTCGACACCGCTCGCCTGCACCAAGATAGAGAAATAGTGCATGATGATGTTGCAATAGTTTCGATGATTCCCTATGAGTACATTTAAAGCAAATCGCTTCGGAATGCGTAGTAAAGCCGCAGCTGCAAGATAGTGCATGGCGTGGACAAAAGACAACCGCATAACGTCATGGAAAATAACCATCCAAACGATGGTTGAAACCACAtggttttcttcttccatACCAGTGGGGCACTCATCTGGTCGCACTCTCACCACTACCATCCAAGCGATGCCGTGTgtagcgtgtatgtgtgcgtgtgtgctagCCGCACATCGAAAAACCATTTGAGTGACCAAAGAGCAGCAGCGTTTTCGGATTGCTATGATGGCAGGAATCATAACTTTCCTATCGACACTTTGCTGCACCGTGTGCTATGGAGAGCAGAAAAGCCGTCACCATTGCAGCGGCTCACGCAAAAGGGCAAATGACTGATAACAACGTGCACATGCACAGCACAAGTGCAGCGGGGAATCCAGCGTACAGGGTTCGGTAGTCCTCCAAAATCGATCGTCGATTAGCAAACGGCTTTACGTGGTGATAATTTCAACGTAAACAAGTCACGCTCAGACGTTTGTAAGCGAGCGTGTGAAAGTGCATCCCAAGCTTTCAACCTAAAAAAAGACGCAATGACTACAGATTCtggattattattttcttccattttgtgGATCACATGTTggaattttaatgtttatttcaaACTCTCTGCAAAtacattgtttgttttttttttttctttagccAAGGGAGTGGCGCTCTAAGCAACACGATCATGCGATCGCTTACAACTGTTGCCAACCTTTCTCCCTGCAGCAAACGCGCTGACCCGGCTTACTCCACCTTAGCCAGGAACTCGTCGAACACATGGTTGCCCAAATCGTTGGCCGCGTGCTTCGccgaggtgaagtgcttcaggtTGTGCACGTAGCCGGCCAGATCGCGCACCACACCCGACTGGTACTCGATGATGTTCTCGTCCAGGTAGTGGGCCGCGTCCGGATCGTAATGGTAGACGTCGTCCGAGCCGTTCGAGCCGGCCTTCGAGTGGGCGTGCGAAATCTTGCGATGGATGGCGTGCGCCTCCTTCGCCATCTGCTTCTCGTAGTCCAGCGCGAACTGCAGCGAGCTCAGCTCCTGCACGTCCAGCACCTTGCCGTAGTTTTCGCCCTTGCTCGGCTGCACCAGATGGCCGAACGAGCCGCGGCGGCTCTGGTACTTGATCAGCTCGATCGCATCCGCCCAGGCCTTGTCGCTGATCTTGCGGTACAGCTTCTCGAACCCGGGGCGGTCCAGGCTGTGCTTGTTGAACGCGGACGACATCATCAGGAAGTGGAACGATTTGTCCACCAGCTGGCTAGTGTACTGCTTCAGATCGTTCTCCACCGTCTTGCCGGAACGCGACAGAAAGCTGGAGTAGGTCGGCGAACATTCCTCTGGTAAAGGGATAAAGGGTAATGCAGGGGAAAGGCGTTAGGGGGTAACTGCGCattgtatatatgtgtgtgtgtgtgtgtgtgtgtttttgtttatcacTCGCCCTGTTGAGCGAACGGCCACTTACCCACGTTGATTTCGCAGTCATTTGCACTAAGGTCCGTCGCAAAGGCGGAAGCCACCAGCACAAAgcccaacacaaacacaacattcATCTTTGccatcatttttttcttcttttttcactCGTTCACTCACACTGCCTGTCACTCGGATCGATCCCCAAGGGCGATGATGGCCGCGAACAAACTTGCTTCCAACTACTGGGGCACGGGTATCAAGAAGGGACAGTATTTGTGAACCTTCTCGATTCGACAAAACTGCTCACGGTAAATGCGATTGTTCGGTTATGCTTTAGCCAGCAAGCGAAAAGGATTTCGCTGCAAAATTGACACAATTTCGTACGGGAAAGCCACACACAGTACAGAAAGCGAACGCGATTTGCGTCTTACTTCCTCCAATAGTTGCCACTGTTATGAATGCTCTGTCCGACAGTCGAGTGACTTTTGTTCCCGTCCGCACGTCAGtgtagtggtggtgtgtgcACGCCGTAACTCACCTACACCGTTATATACGGTCGTTCGCGGCGCACCATGGAGACAGCGAAACGGAATGGTGCCTGCGCTGATTACGAGCAGACAGTGAAATAAAGATCAATATCGGAGGCTACGTGAATTGGGACAAGTGTCATCTTGATCTAGATTTAATTGTTACAGCTTCTAATTCCCGATCGTCACTGCGATGCCCACCTCGATAGGCCGCTAATCGAAGGAACGTGCGCAAAACCATGAAACCATGCAACCATCGGAAAACCATTTTGTGTCGTGCACACGTACTCGCGTACACAGATGGGACTGTGTGCGTGAGAGGCGTTGCTCAACCATCGAATAAAATGACCAGAGTGCCCACTGCATGAGAACAATACGTAGCAAGCCGTGAACGAGTCAAGTGCACGTCTGTGTCATTGGAAAAGGCAAGAAAACAAATCGTACGCGGTGTGTCTGTTCGCGTTTCCGCCACGGGAAGTTATTCCAGTAACCAGCAAACTGTCGGTAAAGCTGTCGACCTTCTGTGCCAGTGCGTATAAAGGCCGGACAACTTACGTCTCTCGTTAGCTAAGGCTCAATTCCCGTGAGTGTGAAGTCTGGTACGAGACGGAAGTGGACGGTGGTGTGCTCTTGGACAGAAAGGAAAGGGCTGTTTCTCGCCCaagtgtcacacacacacacacacacacggtcgtCTTGCCGCGTTTGGTGCCCATTGCCAGCGATCAAAACATACTAAATTGTGCATTGTAATTGCAGCTTCTGTTTCGTGTCATCGCGCTCAAACGTAACTAGGAAATGATGAAATCGATCTTCTTCGGAATCGTTGCCCTGATGTTCGCGGCTGTTGTGATGCAGCAGGACCAGGCATCGGCACAGGTTACCGAAACGGATGCCCCCTCAAGTAAGTGCAGGCGAACAACAGTGTTTATTACCTTTTAGATCATTAGAATTATTTCTCGAAAAAGTGGAACACTTTCGTACGACGCAGTATAATGGTAAAATTCTGATGGCGCCCTGCTCCTTCCATTCCTTGGTGGAGATTTGCCTTGGAGAGCTGTGcgcttgtgtttgtttacggtcactcactaccaccactacgcCGAAcaaagtgtttgtgtggcggtgtgtgtgtgtgcgcgtgagAGGCACGGTTGAgttctttgttttgattccggcacacacagtcacagCAGCTGATAGGGGTGAAAGAAGaatagaaagaagaaagcaCACTTAGCACATACCACAGCCCAGACATATCCCGCTGTGATAACGTGCAGGGAGCGTCCGAAGAAtcgagaaaaaaatgaagcatatCCGTTTAATCATACGCCCTTTTGTGCCATAATTGAGCATTCATCATTGGTTATTAGCTTCTTTCGCGTTCGGCTTTAAAGCTGTAAATCATGCCAAATGCTCTGATGCCAACATAATTGATGCTTATTGTACTTAATCTTGTCtgtttcctccttttttttgctgccacaCAGGCACCGACGAATGGAACTACATGAACCGTAGCTGCTCCGCCAAGCTGCAGGACCAGATCAACAAGGAGTTCGATGCGGCCATCTTCTACATGCAGTACGGTGCCTACTTCGCCCAGTACCAGGTGAATCTGCCCGGCTTCGAGAAGTTCTTCTTCAACGCCGCCTCGGAGGAGCGCGAGCACGGCATGAAGCTGATCGAGTACGCGCTGATGCGCGGCCAGAAGCCGATCGACCGCAACAGCTTCTCGCTGAACTTCGTAAGTGTTTGTATCTGCGCTCCCACAGCGCTGTTTTAACACGCGTTCTTTTCGTTGCCACCGCAACAGGCTAACCCGGCTGCCCGCGTCGATGCGGAACAGGGCTCGGTTGCGCTGACCGCCCTGAAGGCCGCCCTCGCCAAGGAGCAGGAGGTGACCAAGAGCATCCGCGAGCTGATCAAGATCTGCGAGGAGGACCACAACGACTACCATCTGGTGGACTACCTGACGGGCGAGTTCCTGGAGGAGCAGCACCAGGGCCAGCGCGATCTGGCCGGCAAGATTACCATGCTGAGCAAGCTGCTGCGCACGAACCCCAAGCTGGGCGAGTTTATGTTCGACAAGCAGAACATGTAAAGCGTTTCGCGGGTAATGGGTTTTGGAGAGTAGAAGGCACCTGCGTCCACTTGCAGCATTATGTCTGAATTCCCTGTTAAaaacgtacgtgtgtgtgtgtgcgctagGAGGTAGAGATTCAATAAATACTTCCAGATAAGAGTCAAACCGACACACAAATCCGCTGTTGCTATCCACTGTAGTCTAATGGGatgagaggggggagggggggatggaaacaacaacaaaagtgGATGATGGGCACTTGAAGCAAAGCCTCCCCAGTATAGCTGTTGACAATTTGATGGagatagaaagaaagagagagagagagagacaaagagaggAGCATGTATGTTTGTATTGTGATAACTTATGCGTCAGCATGGCGTGTGATTCTTTTGTCCCATCGACACGCACAATAAACTGTCAAATGGTTGTAATCACTCCACAAACAGAGAATTCGGGACCtaattgaaggaaaaaaaccctgACGGTGCGAAATTAGGACAATGTGCAACAATTATGCAACCAAACAAACCGCATAAATGTTCCTCCCCCATTGAACGCCATCGAAAAAAAGGACTTTTTTGCCAAAAGGATGCTAAAACGCCGTAATACGCAGACGCGTGAAATTTTTGTACTGAGTAAGCCGTGAAATGTCTTTTCTCGtccgtgtgcatgtgtgtttgtgtgtgtgtgtgcgtattatGCCAAAAAGTCCTTCAGCAGCATTCAGTTTCTTCCCCCGTTAGCCTGGCAGTAGGATGTAAAGTGTGTTTCACGTTTGCTAGAAAAAAATTGGCTTTCCCGGTTTGGTATAACTGTTATCCTGCAATTTGCACGTGTCGTTTAGAACCGTTTGTgttgtccccccccccacttcaTGTTTGTTGCATTTGTCACACGTTTCGTTTCCATGTGTTTAAGTATCCTTCATGCGTTTGTATTTTCACTGGTGCCACTGGAGTGCCCATTCAGTCGtacctcccccttttttctggTGAATTTCATTCTTATCAATGAATTTCGTTCCACCCATTCGCCAGTTCCCCCAGTCGCAGTCTGCAGTGCAAGGAATTcgcgtccttttttttttggagcatGCCTGGACGGACCACTCGATGAAAGGGAATCCGGAACCGAACCGTTCGTAATGTGCAGTCGGAGCTACTAGGCGGAGGGAGAGGGAGATAaacaaagagagcgagaagTTAGCTAGAACACTGGAAGGGCCAACCCTCTTCAACCCACAACCGCGtagacgacgacgaagacaaCCATGAAGCGGCAAAACATTCGCACCCTTTCGCTGGTGGTGTGCACGTTCACCTATCTACTGATCGGGGCCGCCGTGTTCGACGCACTGGAATCGGAAACCGAAGCACGCCGTTGGGAGTTTTTGAAAAGTAAGACCACGCGGTGCCCTTTGCGACACTCCGCCTCACAAGCGGTACGAGCAAGAGGTCTCAGCAGCAagtgttttctttcccccctttgTTTCTCTCCTTCTTCGCAACCCCTTGCCACACACAGGTGTTAAGGCGTCCTTTGTCGCGAAGTACAACATCACGCCGGAGGACTACCACATGATCGAGATCGTGATCACGGAGAACAAACCGCACAAAGCGGGACCCCAGTGGAAGTTTGCCGGCGCGTTCTACTTTGCCACGGTCGTGCTGGCGATGATCGGGTACGGCCACTCGACGCCGGTCACCATCGGCGGGAAGGCGTTCTGCATGGCGTACGCGATGGTCGGCATTCCGCTGGGGCTCGTCATGTTCCAAAGCATTGGCGAACGTTTGAACAAGTTTGCCTCGGTTGTAATACGCCGCGCGAAAAAATATCTGCGCTGCCAGCAGACGGAAGCTACCGAGATGAACCTGATGCTCGCAACCGGATTACTTTCGTCGGTTATTATTACGACCGGAGCGGCTGTGTTTTCACGCTACGAAGGATGGAGCTATTTCGACAGCTTCTACTACTGCTTTGTAACACTGACGACGATCGGCTTCGGTGACTACGTCGCGCTGCAGAACGACCAGGCGCTGATCAACAAGCCCGGCTACGTCGCGCTCAGCCTGGTGTTCATCCTGTTCGGGCTGGCCGTCGTCGCGGCCAGCATCAATCTGCTCGTCCTGCGCTTCATGACGATGTACGATGGGtagcagcggcggcggtggagcTTCCGGAACGCTTCAACCCGGCTTTAATCAACATTTCCCTTTGCGTTTTAGGAATGCGGAAGACATCCGGCGGGAGGAGGCCGAAATGCAATCGTCCGTCGATGGGCTGACGACGTACGAGTGCGAATCGACGGGAAAGTTGCTCTCGTGCGCCAACCTGAACTACTGCTCGGAGATCGAGGAAGAGGACACCTCCGTCTGCTCGTGTACCTGCCTCGGTGGTAACAGTTTCACCACGCACGAGCACGAATTTCTGCTCGACCAAGGATATCATCCGGCCGATATCATCACGAGCACTATCAGCCTTAAGCGCATGTCGATCTAACTAGAGTGGGTGAAgagctgcacacacacagatacacacagaTTATAGATAGAAATACTAGGGCAGGGATTAAGTATAGAAAGATCACCCTTTTTTCGTGCGCACATAAGCAAACCGTTCTTTTCTTCCACTGCTTCAGATAGTTAGAGCCATTAGATATTCAATTTTAGTCGTGCCAAAACAAACGATCCACGTGTCCAAAACAGATTTTGAAATTAGTgacttttcttctctcttttacTGTAGTGTagtttttctcatttttgtaCAAAGAATACTCCGTTTAACcattttatgaaataaaataaattcatcatAGACCCGTTGTTTGTGATTTGCTGTGCTGCGGTATGCTGTTTTGTAACGtgcttttcaaaaatatttcatCCCTTTGCTGAGAATGACAGCGAGTCTTCAGGCGAGCAAAGAGCGGGTAGCGAAAGtgagcgagatgcagcgaTTTGTTTACGTCAAAAACCCTCGCCATGTTGCACGGGCGCGGATGACGGAATCGTTTCCAAAACACCTACAGCAGCGGAacgttttgcttcctttcttcTCAAGTAGACCGAAAACTCGTCTACTGTTTAGGATTTATCATCACCACAAATCAGTGCCGATTACCGTGACTGTTTGCTTTTTGATAAGTAGTAAAAGTCGCTTCACTTGCCTGCAGCGATACAGTGCAGTGTGCAGTTGGAATCATCTCTACCGGGGGGGTTTTGTAGGtaagaaaaatcaataatcCCCTTGCCTGCAACCTGCGCTCATCGCCTGCCTCCTTACGTGTCGGACTCCTTACGGGCATGCCAAAGAAGTAACGATTTGCTCAACCCACTTTACCAGACGTACGGtgttgcgtgcgtgcgtgtgattGTTGGTGGCTCGCGGCACTGCAAACGGCCGACAATGTTTTGCAATGTCCCTCGCCGTGGCTGATACGACaaacacgacgacgacgacgacagcagCTGAAACCCTTGTATCGCCGACAGCCGAAGAAAGGAGCAATCGGAGTGGGAAACAGCAACCAATTACCCTGATTTTGCCCACCAGCGGTAAGCTATTTTTCGAAAAGAAGCAAGAATTTCAACTGTGCAAGCCCCAGCTGCTGCCGCTAAAATCGTTCAGCC comes from the Anopheles coluzzii chromosome 2, AcolN3, whole genome shotgun sequence genome and includes:
- the LOC120953324 gene encoding potassium channel subfamily K member 9, translated to MKRQNIRTLSLVVCTFTYLLIGAAVFDALESETEARRWEFLKSVKASFVAKYNITPEDYHMIEIVITENKPHKAGPQWKFAGAFYFATVVLAMIGYGHSTPVTIGGKAFCMAYAMVGIPLGLVMFQSIGERLNKFASVVIRRAKKYLRCQQTEATEMNLMLATGLLSSVIITTGAAVFSRYEGWSYFDSFYYCFVTLTTIGFGDYVALQNDQALINKPGYVALSLVFILFGLAVVAASINLLVLRFMTMNAEDIRREEAEMQSSVDGLTTYECESTGKLLSCANLNYCSEIEEEDTSVCSCTCLGGNSFTTHEHEFLLDQGYHPADIITSTISLKRMSI
- the LOC120947613 gene encoding uncharacterized protein LOC120947613, with product MSLAVADTTNTTTTTTAAETLVSPTAEERSNRSGKQQPITLILPTSGKLFFEKKQEFQLCKPQLLPLKSFSLEKLERMHQEAQRQLQETRARTAASKSANVF
- the LOC120953325 gene encoding soma ferritin, encoding MMAKMNVVFVLGFVLVASAFATDLSANDCEINVEECSPTYSSFLSRSGKTVENDLKQYTSQLVDKSFHFLMMSSAFNKHSLDRPGFEKLYRKISDKAWADAIELIKYQSRRGSFGHLVQPSKGENYGKVLDVQELSSLQFALDYEKQMAKEAHAIHRKISHAHSKAGSNGSDDVYHYDPDAAHYLDENIIEYQSGVVRDLAGYVHNLKHFTSAKHAANDLGNHVFDEFLAKVE
- the LOC120953326 gene encoding ferritin subunit; the encoded protein is MMKSIFFGIVALMFAAVVMQQDQASAQVTETDAPSSTDEWNYMNRSCSAKLQDQINKEFDAAIFYMQYGAYFAQYQVNLPGFEKFFFNAASEEREHGMKLIEYALMRGQKPIDRNSFSLNFANPAARVDAEQGSVALTALKAALAKEQEVTKSIRELIKICEEDHNDYHLVDYLTGEFLEEQHQGQRDLAGKITMLSKLLRTNPKLGEFMFDKQNM
- the LOC120953320 gene encoding protein UBASH3A homolog isoform X2, with the protein product MAALPPRKNPTPTKISKQHLTPLQILLQMGFPKHRAEKALAATGNRGVQLASDWLLAHVNDPFLDECAPREYILYACPTGPFLQQLENFWAQSREACGWNGAHNFTPHITLVSFFKAPDECAPQLSKALKDLMNLPGARIDRPIGLELYTSPNFMGFFVAEDDANYLKRLALQYVKEVSHSTISLEPHVKSLHLTLAYQFPPSQFNALKALVENLDASCTDANWELRLYSRDPRLVSKQVHKVLYPHTPRETDELELRIGDHIYLNPEAIQASTDGWVEGISWLTGTTGYLPENYTERTAESDAWTMHRTVPLCDARTVPADETLSDTVDGVLPAIGSPSLAPEANDTVSVGQSESQPDGAPQTTDRAAPAPDQQQTATGGGGGEQQNGGKMFGGNKTMDDIPLEKLHELVKKRTNMQVIPGDQCASQSQSVPRTESGTRKVYVMRHGERIDFTFGSWVPYCFDEAGNYVRKDLNMPTSLPTRKPSLWQKDSPLTNVGRYQARLVGEGLKDAGVQIARAYCSPSFRCIQTATSVLEGLGLKATVPICIEPGLFEWLAWYQDGLPEWLTPDELLAADYNIDAAYKPLSSPGLLREHFHEKLNEFYCRNSNAAEEIIKSTEGNVLIVGHATTLDTCTRFIIGEKLRSTNDMARIMQKVSYCSLAVMESDGTTPSGDSEQAESTVKGHWKLAVPPCDPVTHTNNNRFDYKILLE